A window of the Linepithema humile isolate Giens D197 chromosome 4, Lhum_UNIL_v1.0, whole genome shotgun sequence genome harbors these coding sequences:
- the Atox1 gene encoding copper transport protein ATOX1: protein MAAQVHEFSVEMTCEGCSNAVENVLKKKTAIEDFKIDLQGKKVSVTTGLSSDEILETIKKTGKTCQYLRTLK, encoded by the exons ATGGCAGCTCAG GTACACGAATTCAGTGTCGAAATGACATGCGAAGGTTGTTCGAATGCTGTAGAGAATGTGCTCAAGAAAAAAACag ctaTCGAGGACTTCAAGATTGACTTGCAAGGAAAGAAGGTATCTGTAACTACTGGACTCAGTTCAGATGAGATTTTGgagacaattaaaaaaacaggAAAAACGTGCCAATATTTAAGGACACTaaaatga